A portion of the Ricinus communis isolate WT05 ecotype wild-type chromosome 10, ASM1957865v1, whole genome shotgun sequence genome contains these proteins:
- the LOC8267130 gene encoding transcription initiation factor TFIID subunit 12 isoform X1 encodes MDNQAPSPSTTTTSLPSQPSPQPQPQPQQPLQQPPSPALQSPAPPQQQQPQLLQQQQQPTPASQPQSASAVPASPSQKPNPNPKPSASTTTTTTTPLITQPQSQPHTTSTTTATNTRPPQLHRPWPNPHPHFSHFSSIPSSSSSPSVSPPIPATLQPRGGVGGVTIGVPAPSPGPPFTSTLGQQFTANSQVRPGMGMMGSMNTSSSQIRANHQQRPALQSPVLRPSNNHSSTTHNFQGQGYIRPSLVGSGSPAPNTSQNLQSPNQPWLSSGSQGKPPLPSPSYRPQINSPSSLQQRSHIPQQHQSLPTNSQQQHMSPSQPHQSLTSHPPSEHLGQQFPPTRGPRSITQQLALQSLPNQKPSSLAVVHPSPVANTVSNTVQPGTLNRTAIPESDESGNRILSKRNIHELVTQIDPSEKLDPEVEDILADIADEFVESVSIDNLCTCLLVHVMHIRMITTFGCSLAKHRKSDTLEAKDILLHLERNWNMTLPGFSGDEIKTYRKPLTSDIHKERLAVIKKSILASDMASAKSSVGQAAGNAKSNLTRTPANAMISPNLKI; translated from the exons ATGGACAATCAAGCCCCATCTCCCTCCACTACCACCACTTCGCTGCCTTCTCAACCATCACCGCAGCCGCAGCCGCAGCCGCAGCAGCCACTGCAGCAGCCTCCATCCCCGGCACTTCAATCGCCAGCACCACCTCAGCAGCAGCAGCCGCAGCTGCTGcagcaacaacaacaaccaACACCTGCATCTCAACCGCAATCCGCGTCGGCCGTTCCTGCAAGCCCTTCTCAAAAACCTAACCCTAACCCTAAACCCTCAGCTTCTACTACTACAACTACTACTACTCCACTCATTACTCAGCCACAGTCTCAACCACACACAACCTCTACTACTACTGCTACTAATACTAGGCCACCACAACTGCATAGACCATGGCCAAACCCACATCCACACTTTTCACATTTCTCTTCTattccttcttcttcatcttctccCTCTGTTTCGCCTCCAATTCCTGCTACTCTCCAGCCAAGGGGCGGCGTAGGTGGCGTTACTATTGGTGTTCCCGCCCCTTCTCCTGGTCCTCCTTTTACCTCTACTCTTGGACAGCAGTTCACGGCTAATTCGCAG GTGAGGCCAGGAATGGGGATGATGGGATCAATGAATACATCAAGTTCCCAAATTAGGGCAAATCATCAACAGAGACCAGCACTTCAATCACCTGTTCTTAGACCATCTAATAATCACTCTTCTACCACCCAT AATTTCCAAGGTCAGGGTTATATCAGACCCTCTCTGGTAGGTTCTGGTTCTCCAGCACCAAACACATCACAAAATTTGCAGTCCCCTAATCAGCCATGGTTGTCGTCAGGATCTCAAGGCAAACCTCCACTGCCGTCCCCATCATATAGACCACAGATAAACTCACCATCTTCTTTGCAACAAAGATCGCATATTCCTCAGCAACATCAATCCCTTCCAACAAATTCACAGCAGCAGCACATGTCACCTTCACAACCACATCAGTCCTTAACATCACATCCACCATCTGAACATCTTGGGCAACAATTTCCACCGACAAGGGGTCCACGGTCCATAACACAACAGCTTGCTCTTCAATCTTTACCTAATCAAAAGCCTTCATCCTTAGCCGTGGTTCATCCCAGCCCTGTAGCCAACACCGTGTCAAATACTGTACAGCCAGGGACTCTGAATAGAACAGCTATTCCAGAAAGTGATGAATCTGGTAACCGCATTCTTAGCAAAAGAAATATCCATGAGCTAGTTACCCAG ATTGATCCATCTGAGAAATTAGATCCTGAAGTTGAAGACATTCTTGCGGATATAGCTGATGAATTTGTTGAATCTGTGAGTATAGACAACCTATGCACGTGTTTGCTTGTGCATGTGATGCACATACGGATG ATTACAACATTTGGTTGCTCACTGGCCAAGCATCGAAAATCCGATACACTGGAAGCAAAAGACATACTTCTACATCTTG AGAGAAACTGGAATATGACACTTCCAGGATTTAGTGGTGATGAGATCAAGACCTACCGGAAACCG CTTACAAGCGATATTCATAAGGAACGCCTTGCAGTG ATAAAGAAGTCGATCTTGGCATCTGACATGGCTAGTGCTAAAAGCTCTGTTGGACAAGCTGCTGGAAATGCAAAGAGCAATCTGACAAGGACACCTGCAAATGCCATGATCTCTCCTAACTTAAAAATTTGA
- the LOC8267130 gene encoding transcription initiation factor TFIID subunit 12 isoform X2, translating to MDNQAPSPSTTTTSLPSQPSPQPQPQPQQPLQQPPSPALQSPAPPQQQQPQLLQQQQQPTPASQPQSASAVPASPSQKPNPNPKPSASTTTTTTTPLITQPQSQPHTTSTTTATNTRPPQLHRPWPNPHPHFSHFSSIPSSSSSPSVSPPIPATLQPRGGVGGVTIGVPAPSPGPPFTSTLGQQFTANSQVRPGMGMMGSMNTSSSQIRANHQQRPALQSPVLRPSNNHSSTTHNFQGQGYIRPSLVGSGSPAPNTSQNLQSPNQPWLSSGSQGKPPLPSPSYRPQINSPSSLQQRSHIPQQHQSLPTNSQQQHMSPSQPHQSLTSHPPSEHLGQQFPPTRGPRSITQQLALQSLPNQKPSSLAVVHPSPVANTVSNTVQPGTLNRTAIPESDESGNRILSKRNIHELVTQIDPSEKLDPEVEDILADIADEFVESITTFGCSLAKHRKSDTLEAKDILLHLERNWNMTLPGFSGDEIKTYRKPLTSDIHKERLAVIKKSILASDMASAKSSVGQAAGNAKSNLTRTPANAMISPNLKI from the exons ATGGACAATCAAGCCCCATCTCCCTCCACTACCACCACTTCGCTGCCTTCTCAACCATCACCGCAGCCGCAGCCGCAGCCGCAGCAGCCACTGCAGCAGCCTCCATCCCCGGCACTTCAATCGCCAGCACCACCTCAGCAGCAGCAGCCGCAGCTGCTGcagcaacaacaacaaccaACACCTGCATCTCAACCGCAATCCGCGTCGGCCGTTCCTGCAAGCCCTTCTCAAAAACCTAACCCTAACCCTAAACCCTCAGCTTCTACTACTACAACTACTACTACTCCACTCATTACTCAGCCACAGTCTCAACCACACACAACCTCTACTACTACTGCTACTAATACTAGGCCACCACAACTGCATAGACCATGGCCAAACCCACATCCACACTTTTCACATTTCTCTTCTattccttcttcttcatcttctccCTCTGTTTCGCCTCCAATTCCTGCTACTCTCCAGCCAAGGGGCGGCGTAGGTGGCGTTACTATTGGTGTTCCCGCCCCTTCTCCTGGTCCTCCTTTTACCTCTACTCTTGGACAGCAGTTCACGGCTAATTCGCAG GTGAGGCCAGGAATGGGGATGATGGGATCAATGAATACATCAAGTTCCCAAATTAGGGCAAATCATCAACAGAGACCAGCACTTCAATCACCTGTTCTTAGACCATCTAATAATCACTCTTCTACCACCCAT AATTTCCAAGGTCAGGGTTATATCAGACCCTCTCTGGTAGGTTCTGGTTCTCCAGCACCAAACACATCACAAAATTTGCAGTCCCCTAATCAGCCATGGTTGTCGTCAGGATCTCAAGGCAAACCTCCACTGCCGTCCCCATCATATAGACCACAGATAAACTCACCATCTTCTTTGCAACAAAGATCGCATATTCCTCAGCAACATCAATCCCTTCCAACAAATTCACAGCAGCAGCACATGTCACCTTCACAACCACATCAGTCCTTAACATCACATCCACCATCTGAACATCTTGGGCAACAATTTCCACCGACAAGGGGTCCACGGTCCATAACACAACAGCTTGCTCTTCAATCTTTACCTAATCAAAAGCCTTCATCCTTAGCCGTGGTTCATCCCAGCCCTGTAGCCAACACCGTGTCAAATACTGTACAGCCAGGGACTCTGAATAGAACAGCTATTCCAGAAAGTGATGAATCTGGTAACCGCATTCTTAGCAAAAGAAATATCCATGAGCTAGTTACCCAG ATTGATCCATCTGAGAAATTAGATCCTGAAGTTGAAGACATTCTTGCGGATATAGCTGATGAATTTGTTGAATCT ATTACAACATTTGGTTGCTCACTGGCCAAGCATCGAAAATCCGATACACTGGAAGCAAAAGACATACTTCTACATCTTG AGAGAAACTGGAATATGACACTTCCAGGATTTAGTGGTGATGAGATCAAGACCTACCGGAAACCG CTTACAAGCGATATTCATAAGGAACGCCTTGCAGTG ATAAAGAAGTCGATCTTGGCATCTGACATGGCTAGTGCTAAAAGCTCTGTTGGACAAGCTGCTGGAAATGCAAAGAGCAATCTGACAAGGACACCTGCAAATGCCATGATCTCTCCTAACTTAAAAATTTGA
- the LOC8267131 gene encoding solute carrier family 35 member F1 yields the protein MNWYGNNSCRWWKSHATLKILYLLLLGQVVSFILAVCSLTSSLVVDLGIDAPITQSSFNYFALALVFGSILLYRRQKLRVSWYWYLLLGFVDVQGNYLVNRAYQYTSITSVTLLDCWTIVWAIVLTWFFLGTRYSIWQLFGAALCVLGLGLVLLSDAGVGGGGGSRPLLGDLLVIAGTIFFALSNVGEEFFVKNKDRVEVVAMLGIFGLLVSVVQLSVLELKTLKSINWTADIILAIAGYTLSMFMFYTLTPFVLKLGGATMFNLSMLTSDMWAVVFRICFYHQEVDWLYFLSLAVVTVGLIIYSTTDKESSAPIPALEEGNSNGEYQVLNDGNGPFVSL from the exons ATGAACTGGTATGGCAACAACAGCTGCAGATGGTGGAAAAGCCATGCTACCCTGAAGATACTGTACTTGCTGTTGTTAGGTCAAGTAGTTTCTTTTATACTTGCAGTTTGCAGCCTCACATCTTCACTAGTAGTTGATCTAG GTATTGATGCACCCATTACTCAATCCAGCTTCAATTACTTTGCTTTAGCTTTGGTATTTGGAAGCATTTTGCTGTATAGGCGCCAAAAACTAAGG GTTTCTTGGTACTGGTATCTTCTCTTAGGATTCGTTGATGTTCAAGGCAACTATCTTG TAAATAGAGCATATCAGTACACATCAATCACTAGTGTGACATTATTGGACTGCTGGACAATAGTATGGGCCATAGTTCTCACATGGTTCTTCCTTGGCACGCGATATTCAATCTGGCAGCTATTTGGTGCAGCCCTCTGTGTGTTGGGGCTTGGTTTAGTGCTTTTATCTGATGCTGGCGTTGGAGGTGGAG GTGGTTCGAGGCCTCTTTTGGGTGATTTACTTGTTATTGCTGGTACAATTTTCTTTGCTTTAAGTAATGTTGGTGAG GAATTCTTTGTTAAGAATAAAGATCGTGTTGAAGTGGTGGCAATGCTTGGTATTTTTGGATTGCTAGTGTCTGTGGTTCAGTT ATCTGTATTAGAGCTAAAGACCCTGAAATCAATCAACTGGACTGCAGATATT ATATTAGCCATAGCTGGTTATACTCTGTCAATGTTTATGTTCTATACCCTTACTCCTTTTGTTCTAAAG tTGGGTGGAGCCACAATGTTCAATCTGTCCATGCTGACATCTGATATGTGGGCAGTCGTTTTTCGCATCTGTTTCTACCATCAGGAG GTTGATTGGTTATACTTTCTGTCTCTTGCAGTCGTAACAGTTGGACTAATCATTTATTCAACGAC TGATAAAGAAAGTTCAGCTCCTATACCTGCTCTAGAGGAAGGAAACTCCAATGGAGAGTACCAAGTGCTTAATGATGGAAATGGGCCTTTTGTTTCATTATAA
- the LOC8267132 gene encoding zinc finger A20 and AN1 domain-containing stress-associated protein 4, with product MAEEHRCEAPEGHRPCVNNCGFFGSAATMNLCSKCYRDYCLKEQHQHQQEASIKASLSVPSPSSAAAIVDNSQPAPSPDDVLRSPEAVEEEVKVVVTAIEQKQPNRCFVCRKRVGLTGFRCRCESMFCGAHRYPEKHNCTFDFKKIGREEIARANPLVVAQKLHKI from the coding sequence ATGGCGGAAGAGCACAGATGCGAAGCTCCAGAAGGTCACAGACCCTGCGTGAACAACTGTGGGTTTTTCGGCAGCGCTGCCACTATGAATCTTTGCTCTAAATGTTACAGAGACTATTGCCTTAAAGAACAGCATCAACATCAGCAAGAAGCCTCGATTAAAGCTTCTCTTTCCGTCCCGTCGCCGTCGTCCGCGGCGGCGATTGTCGATAATTCTCAGCCTGCGCCGTCGCCGGATGATGTGCTACGGAGTCCTGAGGCGGTGGAAGAGGAGGTGAAGGTGGTGGTTACGGCGATCGAGCAAAAGCAGCCGAATCGGTGCTTTGTGTGCAGGAAACGGGTCGGGCTGACCGGTTTTAGATGTCGGTGCGAGAGTATGTTTTGTGGGGCCCATAGGTACCCGGAGAAACATAACTGTACTTTTGATTTTAAGAAGATTGGTAGAGAGGAGATCGCCAGAGCTAATCCTCTTGTTGTAGCTCAGAAGCTTCACAAGATTTAA